A genome region from Rubinisphaera margarita includes the following:
- a CDS encoding zinc ribbon domain-containing protein produces the protein MSIVTICPGCGRNFQVDSKLVSRRVICHSCETRFVVAEGEGLQETNGTQSSQARVSKNRTVSPSIAGENSATPNGNSSGLKTEYSRHAENTKVAIENLATFYFNETPAIARCLGDLLLSLFDGGDEPGELKLPPDIDHEQVHTQGREGWAVTLPPHCIVCGKKTKRVFHLEERVLSPGYSSLLVGLGMMGSLLIWWSQIGWMITLAITALWLVLAYFVSRHIPVELDFSRCKTHAESDVIPRLRFFEKNLIIEVGHRRIRREFFREDEMDFNPVNEALLRQTAAERRDALLVARKKGEPVVEPEHDLLVQEALRTGIFIEADEKKEQVPANRKTAVQVHSGHCPQCEHPVNTDLDQCPECDASFRSGHCSVCGKSSSVGSPCNCNAGLIVSIEGTKKRFCRGCGSNWDGTTQYPWPPTSTKVTYCPRCLIDHKVEFTRADGIKDPDQYRLKTFDLRINRAKTAARKEIKEEARQNRSRMFKGIMGAAVGGDAAWGYAAIGDPKKMPRKERLELATLLNTRRWFLLQTELTYASKWERRIIVLSGWTRTLLLWFAVISVATAVISIAVQCIYSSIQ, from the coding sequence ATGTCCATCGTCACAATCTGTCCCGGCTGCGGGAGAAATTTTCAGGTTGACTCGAAACTCGTCAGTCGAAGGGTCATTTGCCACAGCTGCGAAACGCGTTTTGTGGTTGCCGAAGGAGAGGGGCTGCAGGAAACAAACGGAACACAGAGCAGCCAGGCTAGAGTCAGCAAAAACAGAACTGTATCCCCATCGATAGCTGGCGAGAACTCTGCAACGCCGAATGGAAATTCCTCCGGCCTAAAAACTGAGTACAGCCGTCACGCTGAAAACACGAAGGTCGCTATCGAGAATCTCGCCACGTTCTATTTTAACGAAACCCCTGCCATTGCTCGCTGTCTGGGAGATCTCTTGCTTTCGTTGTTCGATGGCGGAGACGAGCCGGGAGAATTGAAGTTACCTCCCGATATTGATCACGAACAGGTTCACACTCAGGGACGCGAAGGATGGGCAGTCACGCTTCCCCCTCATTGCATCGTCTGCGGCAAGAAGACGAAGCGTGTCTTCCATCTTGAAGAGCGGGTACTCAGTCCCGGCTATTCTTCGCTGCTTGTCGGCCTCGGGATGATGGGATCGCTTCTGATCTGGTGGAGTCAGATCGGCTGGATGATCACGCTCGCTATCACAGCTCTTTGGCTCGTGCTCGCTTATTTCGTGTCCCGTCACATTCCTGTCGAACTGGATTTTTCCCGGTGTAAAACTCATGCCGAAAGTGACGTCATTCCTCGCCTGCGCTTCTTTGAGAAGAACTTGATCATTGAAGTGGGACATCGTCGAATTCGACGGGAATTCTTCAGAGAAGATGAAATGGACTTCAATCCAGTCAATGAGGCCCTGCTGCGTCAAACAGCCGCTGAACGTCGAGATGCACTATTGGTGGCGAGGAAAAAAGGCGAACCGGTCGTTGAACCAGAGCATGATCTTTTAGTTCAGGAAGCACTCCGAACTGGCATCTTTATCGAAGCGGATGAAAAGAAGGAGCAGGTGCCCGCCAATCGGAAAACGGCGGTGCAAGTACATTCTGGTCACTGCCCGCAATGCGAGCATCCCGTTAACACGGACCTGGATCAATGCCCGGAATGTGATGCGAGTTTTCGGTCGGGACACTGCAGTGTCTGTGGGAAGTCCTCTTCCGTTGGATCCCCCTGCAACTGCAACGCAGGCCTGATCGTTTCCATTGAAGGTACGAAAAAGCGGTTCTGTCGAGGCTGCGGATCGAACTGGGATGGGACGACTCAATACCCTTGGCCACCCACATCCACGAAGGTTACCTATTGCCCCCGCTGCCTGATCGATCACAAGGTTGAATTCACGCGGGCGGATGGAATCAAAGATCCTGATCAATATCGACTCAAGACCTTTGACCTTAGGATTAACAGAGCGAAAACGGCTGCCCGCAAAGAAATCAAAGAAGAAGCCAGACAAAACAGATCCCGGATGTTCAAAGGGATTATGGGTGCGGCAGTCGGTGGAGATGCAGCGTGGGGATATGCCGCGATTGGAGATCCCAAAAAAATGCCACGCAAAGAACGACTGGAACTGGCGACCCTGCTGAACACTCGCCGCTGGTTCCTGTTGCAAACAGAACTCACGTATGCCTCAAAATGGGAACGCAGAATAATCGTCCTGTCAGGTTGGACGCGAACCTTACTGCTCTGGTTTGCCGTGATATCCGTCGCAACAGCAGTCATTTCAATCGCGGTGCAGTGTATCTACTCATCCATCCAATAA
- a CDS encoding DUF1552 domain-containing protein → MKIHSPINRRSFLKGAGVSLALPLLDSVGWAAGGNPAQPPVRLGFMYMPHGVIMDEFWPESPESYHESPPPAIESLRPILDQCLMMKGISGVPTSPFSGAPHALELSTWLTATLPDAETRSRINIAISADQIMANYVGAHTLLPSLELATMPQTWKENQAGLHEAYYSHCSYRSPTQPVPAEIDPRNVLNRLFGKKGEAGRVTRANPLDRQMLDRVLGGARDLRQTLARSDQQKLDEYLDSVRSVERRIAAIEMRQQEAALEKAGVRSTKRHDSDSPPIEVKIPEGDKRSEYMQVMCDLNVLAFQTDTTRVSTYIGSTPNGVSYPELGFTDKHHSQTHHENRQEMVRKVAAITKFNIDQFAYMVNKMANLREGDGTLLDNCIMMWGSGLEDGNRHSRENLPFIIAGRGGGSINTGRFLPDVKGNQGDLLSTLLSCAGVPLDRPIGIATKQISEISANS, encoded by the coding sequence ATGAAGATCCACTCTCCGATCAATCGTCGCAGCTTTCTGAAGGGAGCGGGAGTTTCCCTCGCACTGCCTCTGCTGGATTCCGTGGGCTGGGCGGCGGGCGGCAACCCCGCCCAGCCGCCGGTGCGGCTGGGGTTCATGTATATGCCACACGGCGTCATCATGGATGAGTTCTGGCCGGAGAGCCCGGAGTCGTATCACGAGTCGCCACCACCAGCGATCGAGTCACTGCGTCCGATCCTGGACCAGTGCCTGATGATGAAGGGCATTTCCGGCGTGCCGACTTCGCCCTTCAGCGGCGCGCCGCACGCGCTGGAGTTGTCGACCTGGCTCACAGCCACCCTCCCGGACGCGGAGACACGCAGCCGCATCAATATCGCGATCTCGGCCGACCAAATCATGGCCAATTATGTGGGAGCCCATACGTTGCTGCCCTCGCTGGAACTGGCGACCATGCCGCAAACGTGGAAAGAGAATCAGGCAGGCCTGCATGAGGCGTACTACTCACATTGCAGCTACCGCTCTCCCACGCAGCCTGTCCCCGCCGAAATCGATCCCCGGAACGTCCTGAATAGACTCTTCGGCAAGAAGGGCGAAGCCGGGCGAGTGACCAGGGCCAACCCGCTCGACCGGCAGATGCTTGACCGGGTGCTCGGGGGCGCGCGGGACCTGCGTCAGACATTGGCCAGGTCCGACCAGCAGAAGCTCGACGAGTACCTCGACAGCGTGCGCTCCGTCGAACGACGAATTGCTGCCATCGAAATGCGCCAACAGGAGGCAGCCCTGGAAAAAGCTGGCGTCCGCTCAACCAAACGCCATGACAGCGACTCGCCGCCCATCGAGGTGAAGATCCCCGAGGGGGACAAGCGCAGCGAGTACATGCAGGTCATGTGCGACCTGAATGTGTTGGCATTCCAGACCGATACGACTCGCGTCAGCACCTACATCGGGTCCACGCCCAATGGCGTGTCTTACCCCGAGCTGGGATTCACGGACAAACACCATTCGCAGACTCACCACGAGAACAGACAAGAGATGGTCCGCAAAGTGGCGGCAATCACGAAGTTCAACATCGATCAATTCGCCTATATGGTGAACAAGATGGCCAACCTGCGCGAGGGGGACGGCACGCTACTCGACAACTGCATCATGATGTGGGGCTCCGGCCTGGAAGACGGCAACCGACACTCCCGAGAGAATCTCCCCTTTATCATCGCTGGCCGCGGCGGCGGCTCCATCAATACGGGCCGCTTCCTGCCGGACGTGAAAGGAAATCAGGGAGACTTGTTGAGCACGTTGCTGAGCTGCGCTGGAGTTCCGCTGGACCGTCCCATTGGGATTGCAACCAAACAAATCTCCGAGATCTCTGCCAATTCCTGA
- a CDS encoding DUF1592 domain-containing protein: MACSLIAGLLPGAASVAIAEEQHDDSHDPAVQFEKAQTEAELRADAERVLKKKVEPFVKNYCISCHGTRPEAGINLQSALRTPGATSSFLHWKKAVANVKVDDMPPDYADNIPTDEERRQFIEGIGKLKYLAQRDPGPFVIRRLSKVEYGNTLHDLYGVAPSIADSLPEEVVGEGYLNSISPLQSELFLDIANKVIEQVVVPEGQPPTEVQRRLFGESPPDGADYREAARKIARSLARDAYRRPPTETELDVLVGVFDLGRENDLNYTASLSLMWKAILVSPQFLFITPAGGFDSEDAIVPLDDYQLASRLSYLLWSAPPDAELSDLADKGELRQPEVLRAQAERLLRHPRSRALFDGFGAQWLGVGGLEHQTFDPDVFPQMTPALREAMVEEARLFFESIIRENQSVFRFVDSDYTFLNETLAELYGLEQSVKGPAMRRVKLDDPNRGGILGMPATLATTSFPNRTSPVMRGVWVLEQILGERVPPPPPNVPELEEQEQEQKNVEALTLRQRTELHQSEPTCANCHKVLDPIGFGLENFDAIGRWRERDEVGVAIDSAGKLPNGEGFSTPAELKALLAQRKADLARNLTERLMAYSLGRQLEGYDELVIDQLMVKIAQDDYRMRTMITEVITSYLFTHRKVKG; this comes from the coding sequence ATGGCTTGCAGCCTGATCGCCGGACTGCTGCCGGGCGCCGCCTCTGTTGCCATTGCCGAGGAGCAACACGACGACAGTCACGATCCCGCTGTTCAGTTCGAAAAGGCCCAGACCGAAGCCGAACTACGGGCCGACGCTGAGAGAGTTCTCAAGAAGAAGGTCGAACCGTTCGTCAAGAACTACTGCATCAGTTGTCACGGAACCCGACCTGAGGCGGGGATCAACCTCCAGTCGGCACTCCGAACTCCCGGCGCTACGTCCTCATTCCTGCATTGGAAGAAGGCGGTGGCGAACGTCAAGGTGGATGACATGCCGCCCGACTATGCCGATAACATTCCAACCGATGAGGAGCGCCGCCAATTCATCGAGGGGATCGGCAAGCTCAAGTACCTGGCCCAACGCGACCCCGGTCCCTTTGTCATCCGTCGCTTGAGCAAGGTGGAGTACGGCAATACGCTCCACGACCTGTACGGTGTGGCTCCATCCATCGCCGACAGCCTGCCCGAGGAAGTCGTCGGCGAGGGATATCTCAATTCGATCTCTCCGCTGCAGTCGGAGTTGTTTCTCGACATCGCCAACAAGGTGATCGAACAGGTCGTGGTTCCGGAGGGGCAACCGCCCACCGAAGTCCAGCGGCGCCTATTTGGAGAGTCGCCCCCCGACGGTGCTGATTACCGTGAGGCGGCGCGGAAGATTGCGCGCTCCCTGGCTCGCGACGCTTACCGTCGTCCCCCGACCGAAACAGAGCTGGATGTGCTGGTGGGCGTCTTCGATCTTGGTCGCGAGAACGATCTGAATTACACGGCTTCACTAAGTCTGATGTGGAAGGCGATCCTCGTCTCTCCGCAATTCCTCTTCATCACGCCTGCAGGGGGATTTGACTCGGAAGACGCCATTGTACCGCTGGACGACTATCAATTGGCTTCCCGACTCTCCTACCTGCTGTGGTCGGCTCCGCCGGACGCCGAACTGTCCGACCTGGCTGACAAGGGCGAACTCCGCCAGCCCGAAGTGCTGCGAGCACAAGCGGAGCGTCTACTGAGGCATCCGCGTTCACGAGCCCTGTTCGATGGCTTCGGTGCTCAGTGGCTGGGCGTGGGTGGGCTGGAGCATCAGACGTTTGACCCGGACGTTTTCCCGCAGATGACCCCCGCTTTGCGAGAGGCGATGGTGGAAGAAGCACGTCTGTTCTTCGAGAGCATCATCCGGGAGAACCAGAGCGTCTTCCGATTTGTGGACAGCGACTACACCTTCCTGAATGAGACGCTTGCAGAGTTGTACGGGCTGGAGCAATCCGTAAAGGGCCCGGCCATGCGGAGGGTTAAGCTCGATGACCCTAACCGGGGCGGCATCCTGGGCATGCCGGCCACGCTGGCCACGACGTCGTTTCCTAACCGGACAAGTCCCGTCATGCGTGGTGTCTGGGTACTCGAACAGATCTTGGGAGAACGTGTCCCTCCGCCTCCGCCGAACGTCCCCGAACTCGAGGAGCAGGAGCAGGAACAGAAGAACGTAGAGGCATTGACACTGCGTCAACGGACGGAGCTACACCAATCAGAACCGACTTGCGCTAACTGTCACAAGGTTCTCGATCCGATCGGCTTCGGATTAGAGAATTTCGACGCGATTGGGCGATGGCGCGAACGAGATGAAGTCGGCGTCGCGATCGACTCAGCGGGGAAACTTCCCAATGGGGAAGGCTTCTCCACTCCCGCTGAATTGAAGGCCCTGTTGGCGCAGCGAAAGGCAGATCTGGCTCGAAACCTGACTGAGCGGTTGATGGCCTACTCGCTCGGGCGACAACTGGAAGGCTACGATGAACTCGTGATCGACCAACTGATGGTCAAGATCGCTCAGGACGATTACAGAATGCGGACGATGATCACTGAAGTCATCACCAGCTACTTGTTCACGCATCGCAAAGTCAAAGGATGA
- a CDS encoding WD40 repeat domain-containing protein — MQRITGFINQPGGFVFSPDNRYVAIIGEPTLIAGSRTRANRVGDFEWADSQTAVIVANTQTGETLLSIPSHSTRKPEVFFSPDSQSLVVVSRFDGAGLWNIAQRKQLLSWIPTQTTTADHFSDDGNRFAFSAQTVFTEDGSKTDEWATYVIEPATATGIQKIDFEQQGSRMYVADLSGDGLYVVMAGKSIFEVFSVNDGKSFGRRGANNPESIRFVPEAARLRIKYTSRNSKRVYETPFDTNISLRPDFTPAEILRNEHLCVIKDDDVVKMTDAMTGQLLYEVEVPQYDGSFRSRSIPPGSRYWTSTIVEDNVRTFVLRDLRCGDLLWTLEGVHATPVVSETSNWIAGLDANARIQLVNLKGDCQTPQLPFTRVTGFGFSPDDKYFAYGTIESDVLLVNFDEYTQAENAEEPTSELPKPEIVEVTPNPRAATLGTATIQTVTQLGETSFVQFRIAPHEAWTPDHDGHLRFRVPASDEMALEVRINDGKGRLSPTVVKQISIRPNEYLNWDLLASFDGKAKESTRVPITGPAQRAGSFYNIATEDPYMTVRFSPNGETMVAFGSKRGILRTWKFSEPPASGLIACEPKSSGVGGFSADGSIFCSGTNGNVIQLWDVKRGKVSFTDPVEATPPVNLSEIAVHPIENYVSAPIDSETIRSWDFDGALLEDLTLSEPMTGTFSLSWADNASCFICKDETAIKTFGPSGKLLTKIDSSKYSPYCLTTDGSILCAFNGREEAIELWDTQSGELKRSYPINDADCMDVSQNDEVLAVGLYESQILILDMTTGETLIRLPCFSDNLVDVCFSTDGSKLVSNCSSGKICLWGPKTTDEKDEEETTPAPDSTP; from the coding sequence ATGCAGAGAATTACCGGCTTCATCAATCAGCCGGGAGGTTTCGTATTCTCTCCCGATAACCGCTATGTCGCCATCATTGGCGAGCCGACACTCATCGCGGGTAGCCGGACTCGCGCGAATCGCGTTGGCGACTTTGAGTGGGCCGACTCGCAAACTGCCGTCATCGTGGCAAATACGCAAACTGGAGAAACTCTGCTCTCAATTCCATCTCACTCCACAAGGAAACCGGAGGTATTCTTTTCGCCCGATAGTCAGAGTCTGGTCGTAGTTTCGCGTTTTGACGGAGCCGGCTTGTGGAATATTGCGCAACGGAAGCAACTCCTATCCTGGATTCCGACACAGACGACCACAGCAGACCACTTTAGTGACGATGGCAATCGATTCGCATTCTCTGCACAGACGGTTTTCACGGAAGATGGAAGCAAGACCGATGAGTGGGCCACGTACGTGATCGAACCTGCAACTGCGACCGGCATCCAGAAAATCGATTTTGAGCAACAAGGTTCTCGGATGTACGTCGCTGATTTGTCTGGCGATGGCCTGTATGTCGTGATGGCTGGCAAGTCGATCTTCGAGGTCTTCTCGGTTAATGATGGAAAATCGTTCGGACGCAGGGGAGCCAATAATCCAGAATCGATTCGCTTTGTTCCTGAGGCGGCAAGACTGCGTATCAAATACACGTCAAGGAATTCCAAGCGTGTCTACGAAACTCCATTCGACACCAACATCTCTTTGCGCCCTGACTTCACCCCGGCGGAGATACTCAGGAACGAACATCTGTGTGTGATCAAAGACGACGACGTCGTCAAAATGACTGACGCAATGACTGGGCAACTGTTGTACGAAGTCGAAGTTCCCCAATACGATGGTTCTTTTCGGTCCCGGTCAATCCCACCTGGCAGTCGATATTGGACGTCGACTATCGTCGAGGACAACGTCCGGACATTCGTACTGCGAGACTTAAGGTGCGGCGACCTTCTATGGACACTTGAAGGCGTTCACGCAACGCCAGTCGTTTCTGAAACGAGCAACTGGATCGCGGGGCTTGATGCCAATGCACGAATACAGCTTGTTAACTTGAAGGGAGATTGCCAGACTCCCCAATTGCCTTTCACTCGAGTGACTGGGTTTGGATTCTCTCCAGACGACAAGTACTTTGCCTACGGCACGATTGAATCTGATGTATTGCTGGTGAACTTCGATGAGTATACGCAAGCAGAGAATGCTGAGGAGCCTACGTCCGAATTACCGAAGCCAGAAATCGTCGAAGTGACACCGAACCCACGAGCTGCCACATTGGGGACGGCTACCATCCAGACTGTCACCCAACTTGGAGAAACGTCCTTCGTTCAATTCCGGATTGCCCCCCACGAAGCGTGGACCCCCGATCATGACGGACACCTGCGGTTCCGTGTCCCAGCGTCAGATGAAATGGCCCTTGAAGTCCGCATCAACGATGGCAAGGGGAGGCTCTCCCCCACAGTCGTCAAGCAGATCTCAATTCGTCCCAACGAGTATCTGAATTGGGATCTGTTGGCTTCGTTCGATGGCAAGGCGAAAGAGAGCACCCGAGTTCCCATTACGGGGCCGGCCCAAAGAGCTGGCTCCTTCTATAACATCGCGACAGAAGATCCGTATATGACGGTGCGGTTTTCGCCGAATGGCGAAACGATGGTTGCTTTTGGGAGTAAGAGAGGCATCTTGCGAACCTGGAAGTTTTCGGAACCGCCGGCGTCCGGATTAATCGCCTGCGAACCCAAATCAAGTGGAGTAGGCGGCTTTTCTGCTGATGGATCGATCTTCTGCAGCGGCACGAATGGCAATGTGATTCAGTTGTGGGACGTAAAACGGGGGAAGGTCTCGTTTACCGATCCTGTTGAAGCCACGCCACCAGTCAACCTCAGCGAAATTGCCGTTCACCCAATCGAGAATTACGTCTCAGCTCCGATTGATAGCGAGACAATCCGTTCGTGGGATTTTGACGGAGCACTCCTGGAAGACCTAACGCTCTCGGAGCCAATGACGGGAACGTTCTCGCTCAGTTGGGCCGATAACGCCAGTTGCTTCATATGCAAGGACGAGACCGCCATCAAAACGTTCGGCCCTTCGGGCAAACTCCTGACGAAGATTGATTCATCTAAGTATTCGCCTTACTGCCTGACAACCGATGGATCGATCTTGTGCGCGTTCAACGGCCGTGAAGAAGCAATCGAACTCTGGGATACTCAATCTGGCGAATTGAAAAGATCGTATCCAATCAACGATGCAGATTGCATGGATGTCAGCCAGAATGATGAAGTTCTTGCCGTCGGCCTGTACGAAAGCCAGATTCTGATCCTCGATATGACCACCGGCGAAACACTGATTCGACTTCCATGTTTCAGTGACAATCTCGTTGATGTTTGTTTCTCGACCGATGGTTCGAAATTAGTCAGCAATTGCAGCAGCGGCAAAATCTGCCTGTGGGGGCCCAAAACGACGGATGAGAAAGACGAAGAAGAAACAACTCCAGCACCGGACTCCACTCCGTAG
- a CDS encoding DUF4339 domain-containing protein: MSVSDLMGWIVLLIILFAFTPLITFIGRTILSELLDSDSKSASTSQADSPSEIIPCVCPHCLAKNRVLRSMEGYWTNCDKCGEQFQVSELIIEKIWLCRINGQKSGPFSSDQVKLLIQSGELRAEDMIRKKSQKEWKQISSVKRLASALKDQPPRPKQSALKPVMDRMGITPRGAIVFGLGIVSYAFLMWLAISSSTTSAAESLQTSMTLILFPLLFLACWNYLLRSDDRRLRFFLGMLLMGWIGLPLSALFLVFATPGLIAGAILAAIMGIKH; this comes from the coding sequence ATGTCTGTTTCTGATCTGATGGGCTGGATTGTCCTTCTCATTATTCTATTCGCCTTTACCCCGCTCATTACATTTATTGGCCGCACGATTTTGAGCGAGCTTCTTGATAGCGACTCAAAGAGTGCCTCGACTTCCCAGGCGGACTCTCCCTCAGAAATAATCCCTTGCGTGTGCCCTCATTGTCTGGCGAAGAACCGTGTCCTACGAAGTATGGAAGGATACTGGACCAATTGCGACAAGTGCGGCGAACAGTTTCAAGTATCAGAGTTAATCATCGAGAAGATCTGGCTCTGCCGAATCAATGGTCAAAAAAGTGGACCATTCTCGTCGGATCAAGTGAAACTCTTAATCCAGTCGGGCGAACTACGCGCTGAGGACATGATTCGCAAGAAAAGTCAGAAGGAGTGGAAGCAGATTTCGTCTGTCAAAAGGCTGGCCTCTGCCCTGAAGGATCAACCGCCGCGTCCGAAGCAATCCGCTCTCAAGCCCGTGATGGATCGCATGGGAATCACTCCACGCGGTGCAATTGTATTTGGGCTAGGTATCGTCAGCTACGCTTTTCTGATGTGGCTTGCGATCAGCAGTAGCACAACAAGCGCTGCAGAGAGCCTTCAAACGAGCATGACTCTGATTCTGTTTCCTCTGCTGTTTCTCGCCTGCTGGAATTATCTGTTGCGTTCAGACGATCGGAGGCTGCGATTCTTTTTGGGGATGTTGTTAATGGGCTGGATTGGCCTTCCACTCTCGGCACTGTTTCTCGTTTTCGCGACCCCCGGATTGATCGCCGGTGCGATTCTCGCCGCCATTATGGGGATCAAACATTGA
- a CDS encoding integrase core domain-containing protein, whose protein sequence is MRKTGTKNISRQTVRNILKEHGIEPGPGRTSGSGTEFLNRHGETLWGCDFFSLKSMTARGVRDLYMLVFLNMQTREAIVTESTYRPNSAWVCRQTKWFAEQTRERDRKPAIVVHDLDAKFTRKFRETVKTQGMKTNPLPKASPNLNGRCERFIETIELECLNKFIVFGRRHLDYLTDWYVEYYNHHRTHMERDHLPLQFRRRPATFSGTVLMLNMQGFYVKHSLLQSVANQRIP, encoded by the coding sequence TTGCGAAAAACTGGCACCAAAAACATCAGCCGCCAGACGGTCAGGAACATCCTCAAGGAGCACGGCATCGAGCCGGGGCCCGGCCGTACGTCCGGCTCAGGGACCGAGTTCCTGAACCGACATGGTGAGACCCTGTGGGGCTGTGACTTCTTTTCCTTGAAGTCGATGACAGCCAGAGGCGTACGTGATCTTTACATGCTGGTGTTCCTCAACATGCAGACTCGGGAAGCGATTGTGACGGAGTCGACTTATCGGCCGAACTCAGCTTGGGTGTGCCGGCAGACCAAGTGGTTCGCGGAGCAGACGCGCGAGCGGGATAGGAAGCCCGCAATCGTCGTTCATGATCTCGATGCAAAGTTCACGCGGAAGTTTCGAGAGACGGTGAAGACCCAGGGGATGAAGACGAATCCGTTGCCCAAAGCGTCACCGAACTTGAATGGCCGCTGTGAGCGGTTCATTGAGACCATCGAACTGGAGTGTCTCAACAAGTTCATTGTGTTCGGGAGACGGCACTTGGACTATCTGACGGATTGGTACGTGGAGTATTACAACCATCATCGCACTCACATGGAGCGAGATCATTTGCCCCTTCAATTCCGTAGGCGGCCTGCGACTTTCAGCGGAACGGTCTTAATGCTCAACATGCAGGGATTTTACGTCAAACACTCACTTTTGCAAAGCGTTGCAAACCAGCGCATTCCGTAG